ACTAAGAGCGCGAGATCAGTGTTTGATTTCTGTTCAAGTCGCAACTTATGCTCATGGAACTGTATGATCTCTGCTTTTTCCCAGAATAAGGAAGGAAGACGAGCACTAGAATTATTTCACTTTCTTGAATTTGAACCCAACGAAATCACCATAGTAGCCCTTCTCTCAGCTTGCCATCAGCTTGGACTTCTAAGACAGGGAAAACAAATCCATGGTCACGTATTGCGGATTGGAATCTTTGAGAATTCATTCATATCTGCAGCCCTTGTGGATATGTATAGCAACTGTGGACAGCTGGACCTAGGCTGGCAAATATTTACAAGGTCAAAGGATAAGTCTATCGCAGTTTGGAATTCTATGATTTCGGCTTATGGATACCATGGTGATGGCCAAATGGCAATTCAACTGTTCCACAAAATGTGTGATTCTGGCGTTAGACCATCAAAAAGCAGTTTCGTAAGCCTTTTATCAGCTTGCAGCCATTCGGGGCTTGTGAATGAAGGGCTTTGGTATTACAGGGTAATGTTGGAGGAATATGGAGTAGAAGCAGTAACAGAGCACCAGGTGTGTGTAGTCGATATGCTTGGAAGAGCTGGAGAACTCGAAGAAGCCTATGAGTTTTTAAAGCAGATACCAGGAGAGGCTGGAGTTGGCGTTTGGGGAGCCTTGTTAAGTGCTTGTAATTATCATGGAAATATGGAGATGGGAAGAGAAGTTGCAGAGCATCTTTTTGGATTGGAGCCTGAAAATGTTGTCGGCTACTATATTTCCCTGGCCAACCTGTATGTTAGTGTAGGAGGATGGAAAGATGCCATGGAATTCAGGCAAATAATTCAGCACAAAAATTTGAAGAAGCTGCCTGCTTACAGTATTAATATTGATGCTGCTTCTTCTTCGGCTTCAGCATGGAAATGACAAAAGAAATcacacttttttttaaaaaaaaagtactAGAAGGTTTTTGTAATATTGGGAAAAGAAGTAATTTAGTTCTTttcaaaataaatagagtaaTTTAGTCCAGCAATTTAGTTCTTataaacaaagtaattaagtcttgTGATATTTAAAATTgagcaaataaaaaaataaaggcaatcTTCCGCTAATTAAAGCTAACCTGACCTAGAGAGAGAAACAGAGTTTTGAAAGACAGCCATCTAGAGATGTACATTTTGTTGAATTTCTAGAGGGAGAAGTGTCCTGAAATTATTGGGGTTTTATCAGCAGCAAAAGCAGAAACAAGGACAAAGAACAGAGCAGCAAGATGCATGAAACATTTTACTTGTTCATAAACGTGCAGCAAGGAatgaaaaattgatttttattatcataaacaaagcaatatataatttttatagacAATTTTTTCTACTAAACACAACAAATATCACTAATTAGCCTAGTGAGTTGTGAAACATTGCTTGTACACTAAAACAAGTCAACCAAACAAGTTATTCCACTACCTAAATACATCAAGCTGTCATCAAACTCATTCATTTTCAACCAAACAAAATTACAATGTAACTAAACAAAGAACTTGCTATTGCAGCAAGCACACGAGCTGCAACATGCATACAAGCAGCATGATTGGCCACTTTTCAACAGAAATTCTCTGATTTGCCTTTATATTGCTGACAGTATACTTTATGTATTTAACAGGCCATCATCAGACATCAAGACACAGTATGTTGATCATATTCCAAAGGCAGTTCAAGGCAATGTGGGGTAGGTGCTTGACCAGAAAGATGAAAGGGAAATGAAAGCAAAACTCTGTCTTGATCTTTAACTCAACCAGGTCGTAGACCGTAATGTTGGGGATTTGTCTGGTGGAGAGCTTCAGAGATTTGCTATTGCTGTTGTTGCCATATAAAAGGCAGAGATATATATGTTTGACGAACCTTCAAGTTATCTTGATGTGAAACAGACTGATAGCAGCACAAGTCCTTCGATCTCTTCCCAGGCTTAATAGCTTAAATCTTCGTTTTTGTCCTTAGCCTCTAATGTTTCTTATAGTTTGAGTCGATCTATTTATAGTAATAATGCTTTTTACCACTATGTACTTCAGCTATGTGATTGTGGTCGAGCATGATCTTGGTGTCCTGGATTACTTATCAACTTCGTTTGCTGCTTGTATGGAAAGCCGGGTGCATATGGAGTTGTCACCCTTCCCTTTTCTGTAAGGGAGGGAATCAATATCTTCTGGGCTGGATTTGTCCCTACTGAAAATTTGAGGTTCCGAGATGACTTCGAGGTAAACCTGTTACCAGTACCCATTATTCATCTTCATTATCTTTCCATCTTTAGCACTCCGTTTCTCTTTGTTTTAGGTTGCAGAGACCCCACAGGAAAGTGCTGAGGAAATTGAAACCTATGCAGGATACAGATACCCAACCATGACCAAAACTAAGGGCAATTTTAAAGTAACTGAATTTGAGGGTGAATTTACTGATTCTCAGATGATCGTAATTGGTGAGAATGGGAGAGGGAAGACCACATTTACTCGTATGATGGTATTTTTCTCTTTTTGTGCATATTTTTGAAGTTATTTTAATTCATGTCCCAGTTTGTTTGATTTTATTGGATAAATCTGCAGGCTGGTTTGTTGACACCTGACGGTGTAGAAGGTTCAGATGTGGAGATACCCCAGTTTAATGTTTCATACAAACCCCAAAAGAGCAGTCCCAGGTTTCCAGATACAGTCAGGCTCTTGGTACATCGAAGGATACGGGATTCATACATGCATCCTCAGTTTGTTTCAGATGTGATGAAGCCTCTTCTCATTGAACAACTGATGGATGAGGAAGTAGCGAATCTCTCAGGAGGAGAGTTGCAAAGAGTCGCATTGGCTTGGAAAGGTAAATGTTGTAAATTACCCAAAAGTCTAAGGATCTTAATTCACAAATACGTATTATGTATCTATCTCAGTACTTTTCCTCGTTCTATTCACAGATATACTTGTTTGGTTATTTCCATGCAGCCTGCAGATCTTTATTTAATAGATGAGCCGAGTGCTTATCTTGACTCGGAGCAGCCTACTGTTGCTTCCAAAGTCATCAAGAGGTTTATCCTCCATGCAAGGAAAATCGCGTTTGTGGTTGAGCATGATTTTATAATGGCAACTTACCTGGCAGATCGTGTTATTGTGTATGAGGGGAAGCCATCAGTGGATTGTACTGCAAATTCACCTCAATCGTTGTTGACGAGCATGAATCTCTTCTTATCTGTGAGTCTTGCAGCTGTCCATATTCATTGCTAGATTGACCACTCTTATTCACTTGTGTGGTTTTTGGTGCTCCCCCTTGCACATCATTGCACTCTACAGCATTTGGGCATTACTTTTAGGCGGGATCCAACCAATTACCGACCAAGATTTAACAAACTAGATTCAACGAAGGACAGGAAGCAAAAGGCTGCTGGGTCATATTATTATCTAGATGATTGACACATTTACGTGACAAAGTGAGGCGTGCCTTAATCAGTTTCTCTGACAAGTGAGGTGTGCTATAATCAATTTCTGTTAAATTGTTTACAGGTTTGTTTTATGTGGTGTTTGCTGAACTAATTTTGTTTTTTCTCCATTGCAGTTTGGGGAATTCAGATCAGACAAAGCAAATGGGGAATGTGGGATCTCCCATGAGTAGTTCTGATGTCTATAGAAATACTGTTTTACGAGAAATTAACAAGTCTTCAAGGCATGTATCAATGCtattatttttaaagttctttTTACCTTAGCTATACTTTTTGTGTGTAAAAGAGTTATTAGCAAATGAACCTCGATGATATAATGAAGTTCAACCGTTTGCCAAAATGTCCCAAAGAGACTCCTATCGACTATATACCCAATTCTACGATGTCATTGAACTCCTTAAGTCCTCAACGGCAAGGCCCAGCCTAGTAACAGCTACAATCGCCCATTGCTTAGCTATCAAGATTGGTGCTCTTGCTCACCTGCCAGCTTGCATTTCTCTCCTCACTGCGTATTCAAGAGCCAAATATTTCATCTCAGCTTTGGCATTGTTTGATGAATTTTGTGACAGAGATGTGATCCTTTGGAATGCTATGATCAATGCTGCAGTTGAAAATAAGTCTTACAATGTTGCCATGCAGTTTTCGTTGAAATGACTGAGGTGGGTGTTGCTTTTGATTCCACAACTTTGTTGCTTATTGTGTCAGCTTTATCTCATATGAAGTACTTGAAACATGGGAAGAGTTTTCACTGTTTGAGCATTAAAGTGGGTATGCTTGGGGATTGTAGTTTATGCAATGCTCTACTAGACATGTATGCTAAATGCGGTGACTTAACCTCTTCTCAGTCTATGTTTACATGGATGGATTGTCGAGATGTTATTTCTTGGAATTCAATGGTAAATGGTTTTCTTTATAATGGTCATCCTGGAAAGTCCTTCTGGTGTTTCAGAGAGATGATTTCATTGGGAATCAGAGTGGATAGTATGAGTTTGTCATGTGCTATCTCAGCATCTGCTGCTTTGGGGGAGTTAAGTTCCGGACAAACCATTCATGCTTGGGGAATAAAACAGGGATACAACTTTGACATCTCGTGTTCCAACTCTCTGATTTCATTATATTCAGAGTCTGGAGATATTGAAGCTTCAAAGTCAGTGTTTAAAGAAATGGTGCTTAAGGATGTCATTTCATGGAATGCAatgattggaggctttgcctcaaatggaatgattttggaaacgtttgaTATGCTTTACAAAATGCAACTAACTGGATATGCTCAGCCTGATGTAGCGACTTTATTTACAACAATTTCATTTTGTGCAGAGTCGATGCTATTAAGAGAAGGGAAGACTGTCCATGGATTCACAATTCGTAGACAGATGATATCAGATTTATGGGTGATTAATATAACGAAGTTCAATGACCGATGAGGTTTTACACTGATGAAAGCAATTCACTGAGAATAAAGCGCAGAACATAGCAAGAGGATCAATTTCTATGAAGAATTTCTATAGTAATTCtttatatcatataaataaaatttcatttctattTATAGGACTATTCAATAGATGACTATTAGAATAGTCACATCTATTAAGAATAAACACAATTATTCATTACGTCTTCTAGGTTGAATAGAATTGTTCATTGGTTCATTTTGATTTGCATATGCTTTtctattcaaatatatatatatatatatatatatatatatatatatatttaaaataattacattTAGGGCTATTTGgacaatataattatattttcttGTAATTATAAAAACTGTAATTCTTTAACATATTTAGTAGATAACGTGTAATTATATTGTAATCTTATATGTCATGTTTAGTAATATAAGTTGTAATTATATAATTACATTatttatacttttaaaaatattagtacgataaaaaatttgaaacaaataacaaaattaaaatcaaataatcatataTAATATGTTAGTCCAAGAAAATAGTTGATAATACGATAATTAATAAAAgtaacaagaaaaataaataccatatgcaattttatctaatttttcTAGGATTTCATATCACTGGATTATTCCTCTTTAACACTTAACATATACTTCATTACTCATTATCATCATCTGGTGGTATTTAATCTAATTTATTGGAATCTAAATTTGTATTTgtatcattaaaattataaatatttcatTCTTCCATATAATCACAAATAGATAATCTCAAATCCATCTACTTATGAGATTATGAAGCATGCAATATACTAGTACAATCCAACATTTTTTTATGCTATATACTGAAGTGACGTTagtataatatttttttttaaaacaacgaATACCCTCTCGACCACATTTCGAAGCTTTAAATGTCTCAAATTAAAGAGTTCGTGAGTCAAATATTTTTTACAACACttgttttgataaataagtacatatatttttttataagatATAGCATCAACATGTAAATAAGTTATATCCGTATTTTTTAGTCATAGTATAAACATTGGCTCACTATTGGATGCAATGTAAGAAAATTTGAATTTGTATTATCAACTACACTTTTTCATCTTTGGTTAAGATTGAAGTTTTAACTCATTGTGTATTCAAATTTGAGTTTTTCATATATAATTATCATGTGTAAGTATTCAACTTCATCATGTGTTATTGTTATGGAAAAATGACATACTATACTATACTATAGTTATACTATGTTAAGTAAAGCTCAAGCTCAAATAAAATGTACGAATTATCCATAGAATTTAAAAGAAACCATAACTAGAGACTTAATGTGTCAATTATTCATTCAGTTAACATATAAAGTTGTAAATCATTACCACAACTTCTTTTTGTCTAGTATTCCGCGTTTCTTTCCCTTCTTCCCTTTATATTTTCCGTGCTTCCCATGCTTAACTTTACCGGCGTGTTGTCCATAAACACCATGCCCTAATAaacacaattataaatatatttagtaattttcataatattttctttttcaacgaaaaaaattatatattaatttttaaataaaaattttacccgAATAAGAAGCTCCAGGATAACCAGATGGAGGGTGTGCACCATGAGGATAACCACTTGGTTGGACAACAGGAGGATAACCTGCTTGTGGGTATCCTTGAGGAGGATAACCCTGAGGGGGATATCCTCCATGTGGATGGTGTCCTACATGAGGGGGATACCCTCCGGGAGGAAGATGTCCTCCATGTGGTGGATATCCTGGGTGTCCCCCAAGTGGGGGGTATCCTCCAGGAGGATATCCTCCTCCTGGAGGGGGATACCCTCCGGGCGGTGGAGCATATGCACCTGGTGGATATCTTCCATGATGATGGTGTCCAACATGACCATATTTATGTTTATGCTttcccttctttcccatgtttttcTCAATTGATCAAAAACTAATCTTGTTACATAAATTAAGACAAAAATTGTGAGATTTTGAatgaaaagaataataataataaagtaaaaacATAGTGATAGATAAAATAGTGAATTATGAAACACTACTATGTAGCATAACGTGCAACTTCAAAACTCAGCATCTTAGATAATCACTTCCGCCCTTGCGTTTGCACGAATGTTTAAAACATCCATATTCATAGATTTCACTCCACCTCACTTCTTTTATTCATGattttctaatttaatattataaaagtaTATATTTATAACTTATTCATGGGCATAATTTTGTTGTATATAACTTTTTCCTGTATGTATCATATAAATATAGGCAAtatattcacacatatatatatatatatatatgattttactatatattaaaaataaaaaatattaaaaattaacggGTCGGATTTTACCTTCGATAAGTGGAAAGTGAAAATGCAAACAATACGAAAAGTTGGTTGAGAAGCAGGGGCATAGCTAGAAACTTTTTCATTTaggtcttttaaaattttaaattagtaaaggtaaagtTGCACTTTACTgcccaaaaaaataataaaaatttgatttaatcttttaaaaattataattaaaatgatgaaatttcactttttattatcgtaaaaattacaatttaatttcaacccCTACAAAAAATTTTGACCCCAAAAC
This window of the Gossypium arboreum isolate Shixiya-1 chromosome 12, ASM2569848v2, whole genome shotgun sequence genome carries:
- the LOC108477498 gene encoding uncharacterized protein LOC108477498, yielding MGKKGKHKHKYGHVGHHHHGRYPPGAYAPPPGGYPPPGGGYPPGGYPPLGGHPGYPPHGGHLPPGGYPPHVGHHPHGGYPPQGYPPQGYPQAGYPPVVQPSGYPHGAHPPSGYPGASYSGHGVYGQHAGKVKHGKHGKYKGKKGKKRGILDKKKLW